Below is a window of Candidatus Zixiibacteriota bacterium DNA.
TCCGTCAGTGCCAATTGCCTCCGATGCCAGCACGACTTCAGTCGACAGGGGAAGCCCAATTGTCGAGTTGAGTCCGATCTGAGCTAGCCTCACTGAATTCTCCGTCTCCAACAACATGAGGCGGCTCTGAGACAATTGTGTCTGCACCTTCAGTAATTCATTCCTGGTCAGAAGCCCCTTATCGAGAAAGTTCTGGGTGTCCCTTAGATGAGCTTCGACGAGTGTGACATTCTCTGCAGCAGCCTTCCTAAGTTCAATTGCCTTGTACAGGTTCCAGTAGGCAACTCGAATATCAAACGAGAGGTCGCTACTATCGGCTGTGTAATCGAATTCGGTGGCGTCGGCGCTCCGTTCAGCCGCTCTGAGCCCGCTGCTCAGGCGGAAACCTGTAAAAAGCGGCTGAGTGACATATAAATCCAGACTGTGGGAGCTGGTCACTGTCGGAGAGAGAGTGAACTGACCATCGAAAATCGGATTAGGGGGCAACGTGACAATGAAAGGCGGAACCTCGCTAAGCTTGGCATAGCTCGCGCGCGCAGACACTGTCGGCAATTGGTACGATCTTGCCTCAGCAGACTTACTCTTCGCACTCTGCACTTCCATCATCGATGAATGGAGTTTGTGGCTATTCTCGATACCGATATCGACACATTCATCTACTGTGAGAGTCATTGCCTGCCCAGCTAATGTGACCCCGGGCCGAGTTATTAACAGCAAGAGAGCCAGGATATATAGAATCTTCCTCATGAATCACCTCACCTCAGCCATATCTAACCATTGATATAAAAACATTCTCCAGCGATGGCGCTATTCTCCGTATGCTTTCGATGGGAATACCGCCGGTTGCCAGCAATTGTCTGATCTTCTCTTCACTGTTCCCAGAATCCTCGACTACTAAGTGAAGTCTATCGCCAAATGCCTGAATTTCGGAGATACCCTGCGCCATCTTGAGAAGATTGTATGTTTTTCTGATTTCGGGGGATACCAATTCAAGCATGCTTCCTTTCATGAGCGTCTTCAATTTGCTCGGCGAATCGCAAACCATGATCCTGCCCTCATTCATCAGCGCAACCCGAGTGCATCGCTCTGCTTCGTCGAGGTACGGAGTAGTCAGGAAAACCGTGATGCCCTGTTTGAGCAGATCAGCCAGAATCATCCAGAAATCGCGGCGTGAAACGGGATCGACACCGACAGTCGGCTCATCAAGAAATATTAGCTTTGGCGTGTGGATCAGAGTGCATGCGAGTGCCAGTTTCTGTCTCATTCCTCCGGAAAGCCGCTCCGCAAGCCTGTCTCTGAATGGAGTCAGGCGCGTGAACCGGAGTAATTGATTTCTACGCTCAGAGTAGCTGTTTACATTATGAATCTCCGCAAAGAACTCGATATTTTCATCAACAGTCAGATCTCCGTAGAGGCTGAATTTCTGGGACAGGTATCCGATTTCCTGTTTGATGCCCACAATATCTTCAGCCAGACTGTGACCGAGAACGTTTGCATCCCCGGAATCGGGACTGATGGCGCCGCACAGCATTCGGATTGTCGTCGTCTTACCCGCCCCGTCAGGTCCGACCAGACCGAACATTTCACCGGCATCGACTGACAGAGAGAGTCTGTCTACTGCCTGGGTCGATCCAAATCGCTTCGACAATTCTGTTATTTCAACTGCTATTTCCGTCTTCAAATCTCCTGCGAATCAGAGTGACCATCATTCTGTATCGATAGTTGCGTCTGCCGGCATTCCCGGCTTCAGGATGCCATCGGGGTTCGGGATTTTGACCTTCACTCCGAAGACGAGCTTCACTCTCTCATCCTCGGTTTGAATATTCTTGGGAGTGAACTCGGCAATCGGTGATATGTACACGACACGTCCGTCAAATTCCCTGCCCGGATAAGTATCGATTCCGACAGTGGCAGTCTGACCCAG
It encodes the following:
- a CDS encoding TolC family protein; its protein translation is MRKILYILALLLLITRPGVTLAGQAMTLTVDECVDIGIENSHKLHSSMMEVQSAKSKSAEARSYQLPTVSARASYAKLSEVPPFIVTLPPNPIFDGQFTLSPTVTSSHSLDLYVTQPLFTGFRLSSGLRAAERSADATEFDYTADSSDLSFDIRVAYWNLYKAIELRKAAAENVTLVEAHLRDTQNFLDKGLLTRNELLKVQTQLSQSRLMLLETENSVRLAQIGLNSTIGLPLSTEVVLASEAIGTDGEAGNLDSLKRVGLTARPELQALRHRIRAGEAAVTMARSGFYPQVMLSGNYNYSKPNPRILPTRDQWDDSWSVGVAVSYDIWNWGRTYHQASQAKAQLNMAKDAMAQLKDAVEFEITADYLSLLKANEAVKVASDGVAQADESLRITRSKFDAGVASTTDLLDTEVALFNARTSYTHAIVDRQLAQARLRSAVGD
- a CDS encoding ABC transporter ATP-binding protein; this encodes MKTEIAVEITELSKRFGSTQAVDRLSLSVDAGEMFGLVGPDGAGKTTTIRMLCGAISPDSGDANVLGHSLAEDIVGIKQEIGYLSQKFSLYGDLTVDENIEFFAEIHNVNSYSERRNQLLRFTRLTPFRDRLAERLSGGMRQKLALACTLIHTPKLIFLDEPTVGVDPVSRRDFWMILADLLKQGITVFLTTPYLDEAERCTRVALMNEGRIMVCDSPSKLKTLMKGSMLELVSPEIRKTYNLLKMAQGISEIQAFGDRLHLVVEDSGNSEEKIRQLLATGGIPIESIRRIAPSLENVFISMVRYG